The Episyrphus balteatus chromosome 3, idEpiBalt1.1, whole genome shotgun sequence genome segment TAGTTCTGAGTGTATCTAGCtacataaatctatttttgtaataaagtagatatattaagagaccaagtttttatgaaaaactcatttttgaaaaaaaaaccggttACGCCACTATTGCTCTCATAGCCTCAaatagttgttttcctttaattgcctagccaatcttttggcattagtaaatgtatgaaatttaagcaaaatttttgaacaaaaaatgtttgttcacaaaaatcttcaaataaatttaatcgcgtttttgggttcgtctgtcggttgtttgggcgcggataaaacgtatgtcatgggtatttttgcaatCAGGGAGTCAAGGACAACaggatgagactaatttcaagtggtgaCCTCAAGTCCTTGCTTTTTTATTTCGCGAAAAAGATCGCGATTTATGACTCGTCTGTTGGGCGTTTGGATGGaggtaaaacgtctgtcatgggtatttttgcaaACAGGGAGTCAAGGACAACaggatgagactaatttcaagtggtgaCCTCAAGTCCTTGGTTTTTTATTTCGCGAAAAAAGATCGCGATTTAGAACTCGTCTGTTGGGGGTTTGGGCGCagctaaaacgtctgtcatgggtatttttgtaatcagagAGTCAAGACCAACAgaatgagactaatttcaagtggttgcCCCAAGCCCTTGCGTTCGCGTAAAAGATCGCGTTTTCGggttcgtctgtcgggtgttgggcgcggttaaaacgtctgtcatgggtatttttgcaatcagggagtcaagggctacagaatccaattgtttttaggtggttaccccaatccctaaaaacgcgtaaaaaaacgcgttttcaggctcgtctgtcgggtgtttgggcgcggttaaaacgtctgtcatgggtatttttgtaatcagggcgacgagggcgtcaggttccaattgtttttaggtggttaccccaatccctaaaaacgcgtaaaaaaacgcgttttcaggctcgtctgtcgggtgtttgggcgcagttaaaacgtctgtcatgggtgtttttgtaatcagggcgacgagggcgtcaggttccaattgtttccaggtggttaccctccctaaatcaattttcagaaaaaatgtacttttgatgcactttttctcagcaaaggcgcagacacatgctggcagacgttcgttttcgtcatcaccatggcTGGGACTTACTCTAATATTAATATGAaacggttacctctcacgcaaaaaatctgctctcagctctcggtctataagattttttgaaaatgtcctAAGCAACAAACACTTGCGGCTTTTgctagttttataaaaaaaaaaaaaaacttgtaagacaaaaaattttccatatttcATGTCAATATTATGAAAATTACAAATcaacaaaagttgaaaaaaattttggatgTACCTACTTTTGATAACACTGGCAATCAAACAAAAACTGTGTGTAAATTTGACCAGACCAAAAACCGATGTGTTACTGTGATGAGGAGTAGTTTGATCTTACCGAAGAGATAAAGCTTTTGGTGAGATAATCTGCAAATTTGCAGATTTATAGCAggtttattaaatttcaaaaataaggcCTATCGTCAATAGCTATaaaatagaaattattttttttaacaaaaaaacataaacatgaATAAGCCTAAAATATATCaactttttaataaatctcacatgtaaaaaaatagtctcctttaaccctagtttaccgcacgcaaaataatgcaataaccaaatttgggggttcgcgcgaaccccaaAGCTTTTATGCACCTCTAATTGTTCATTATCAACAATTTGATGCATTGTCTCTTTCTGTTATTGATTAAGGTGACAGTTGCGGTGTCTTTTTATGACAACACGTATATATAACAGGTATATTTTTAccaaaatatacctaataaaaattgttgaaaatagtccatttaaagtcttggggttcgcatgaaccccaagtttggtttgtgactttttttcagaaaaaaattccagaaaattatataaaaccgcttttatggaaaaaagacaaaaaacgtaaacaaaaatgaatttcgttcactgagttttcatcccaggtcgaaaaaacgatttagaaaaaagttaagcatgcgttggggttcgcacgaaccccaagtttggtttgtgacttttttttcagaaaaaaattccaaaaaataatataaaaccgcttttatggaaaaaagacaaaaaacgtaaacaaaaatgaatttcgttcactgagttttcatcccaagtcgaaaaaacgatttagaaaaaagttataaccatttaaacatgcgttggggttcgcacgaaccccaatttgtaaactagggttaagtaaattttatttcttaaaagaaagttaaatatatttaaaaaaaagtatggttGTCAACCATATCACTCAAGAATCTAAAGAGAACATTTTATGCAGAATACctattcattttaattaaacacattttttatcaaaataaaaaaataaaaattggagaATGGTGGTAAAACTTATCGAAAGTGCTTTTGAgaactttgtttaataaaaatatgtagtaaagaaattaaaagtacaaaaatagcTCGCCTGAATTTTTATAGGTGTTCCTAAGACTCTAGATTAGTACTGCCAGGCACACCCATTTACAATACTACAACCGATAAGGAACAAGGAAGCATTGTTTTGTTAGCTTGAGATATATGGCAACCCTACCATTTGTACACAAAGACAAAGTCAACGATCTATCCTTAGACTTTAAGTTTACTTTGAAATTCATTCACTCTTTCCAGAAACATCGTATCGTCTATACACTATTTACTTTAAGTGCAAAGAAACACTTAAGTCAATAATTGAAAGACCTATTCCATAACGATTGGTGGTTTGAGTGTTATTTAAACATAAAACACCCATATATCAATGCATTAAACTCAATCTAAAAAGATCAAAAGCCATTTATACAATTCAAAAAGGAGATAGAAAAGTGCCAATAGAATCGTAGTTCATTAaacattgaatacaaaaaaaaatagcagctttttttttagagtaGAAACAGGGTCTATAAATTGAATATGTGACTGGCAAAACACCACCAACGTAGATTCGAAAcaactttgtgtttttttttatggaacacATTAAACACAGTTGAGGTTATTGTTCTCAAAACAATAAGcctttattatttgaaaaaaaaaactggaattgTATAAATGTTGCAATTCCAAAATAAACAAGGCAACACGCTCTAATAACTACCCAACTtaattatgttttattaatCCATTTGACTCTGATGTCAACTCTGTGGAAGTTGGACAAAAAAAAGGCATAAATGCAAGTTCATTTGTATGTGTTATTGCAAATTATGCAAACATGAAAAGCggtaataaatattattttaagtttgtgctatattttaaattaaagttaaaaacatttcaaaattgataaaatttataCTAAACATTCCTTTTTTCTTAAACTTGTCTTACAGGTAACATGTCAGGAAGCATCATCAACCGAATTTGCACCACGCGTATCAGCAACATGCAAAGCCGGAACAATGAACGTCAAAGTCCATTTTAATGGACCATACTCGGGAGCCGTACATGCCAGAGATTTTCGCATTCCAAGTTGCATGGTGCTGGGCAATGGCTCGGATACAGTTGGATTTAGTTTGAATTTATTTGCAAACCAGGGACAGCCGGATTATTGTGGCATTCTGGTTAGCAACGTGAGTGCAGATGTAAGCTAACAATTTTTCATTACTAATACATACTACTTTGCTATATTTTTAGTATAATaaacatttattaataaatacctaCAATATTCAGAGATATTATGTTTAACTGTAAATGAAACATAATTTGATGTGGATcgttaattttgtgttttggtCAAAACGAAGAAATGCGGAAgtcttttttttccataaaagaggttttatgatttttttttaggaatgcAGCAAATCGGATAGTGACACATTCCTTTTCGCGAATATGGATACAAAATGTTGTTTATTATATTATGAGTGATGTTAACGAAATGCCCCATAATGAAAATGAAGTAGCTCAGTTCTCAGAACATCATCAGAACAGTAAATATGAGAAAAAAGGAGAATATAGGCAAATTTGTTGAATGTGGACGTTTCACGACCAGGAATGAAttcgttatttttttgatgcaattAAGTCTTACATACATTGAGCAGAAGTTTTGGCCTTCTGAAAAGCTTCAGAagcggataaaatgcattttttcatttaacactTTATGTAGATTGTTATGTTATAACATTAACGTCTATTTTCAGTGCATGCTATTCCATTTTCCCTAAGTTTGAAAATCTTTATCTTGGatatccgaccaatagaacccaaaatattggctatataaaacaacaattttcagCCTGTTTTGTAAGTAgtgttttcttcaattttttgttagtttaaaTCGTTTGAAAActctcaaataaaagaaaatctcGAATTTATTGGCttaaaaagctaatattttgagttctattggtcgcaTATTCAAGATTGAGGTTATCAGATTTAGAAAAAATGATATAGTTCTttcaattcattattttcattaaTGGCCGCCTAACGCCCAAAATGCCGATTACCCTTTAATCAAAATCTACCTTTtaatagatttaattttaagacgAAACAAAATATATCTGTTTCGAATACGTCCAATGAGAGAGTTTCACATATAGATTTTAAATGAATTCCATTTCATTTGTAAGAAATAAAGTAGGATATGCATTATTTGTTtcccattacaaattaaaaaaaaaatatttgctgcaaacaaaaaaatttgaaaaaaaaaattttttcaaatgaaaaatatttgcattgaaaaaaaatattttattgcaaataaaaaatatttgcattaaaaaaatatattttgcaaataaaaaaattttattgcaactaaaaaatatttgcattgaaaataaaactaatgtaaactaatgtatggtcaaatagccaaaattgtaagaaattcgacaaatatttaaaaaaaaaatatttaatgcacacattttttgcattgtttttttgttatgcatacaattttttatttgcaatactcattttttttaatgtaaatttttttcgttgcaataaatattttcttttttaatttgtaatggaaaataaattacaaaaaaatattttttacatccctgatttaaattttaaagacaaGAAAAGAGGATCACTTAACATTTACCGATTTATTAACACTTTTTGAACATAGAAAAGAAACTTAAATATCTTCAATGCATACATAAATATGTTaagatgaaaaagaaaaataattgggCAAATCCAgcaattttcttaataaaaattctCGGCACATAAGACCTATGGAATTTTTTGGACATAGttctaatttattaatttaatgcccgataatgtttttttttccattgaaatTATTATGCCGCTGGACTCTGGAATTCCCTTTATGTAATTTTGAACCATATATGTATAccgaaatttaatttatgaaaaagacCTATGTGCTCTATGCTCTAATGTAAATATCTTCTAAAAATACATGTTTAAACctgagatcagaaataaatctcaaccttttgaaatcTTCTTTAATAAATCTTATTTgttgccattttcaataaagttcataaaataacctctatttaaaaaaagaaaaatttcggtcaaagtctgagagaaacctttattatgtatttttttatgtttcggtcaaacAGTGAGATTtgtcgctgagagaaaaaactttgagagtctattctTAGTTGAACTTAATagataaactaagaaaaaacatccttttcatatttatttttgcaaaataaagacatttttgACATATTCAACATTTTCCTATGAAttaaccatttttgatttattttcagcgaaaacggttaaaggttgaccttttctatttatttttttttttgcaaaaatctcaaccattgagaggtattttaaaaattaaaaaataaatctcaaccgataacctttactttttatttttcaaaataaatctcaaaccttaaccgaaacccctctcagagagaaaccaattgaaaataaaggttgactgttatttctatTCTCTGGTTTaaacattaatatttttcatatcTAAGATTTAAGATTATAAATTTACAGGATGTAAACagtttatatgttaaaaaaaatttaagtacctTAATTTGTTTTGTCAAAAAAGCATTGTACCATGCCACTCCATCTCAGAAACATAttcaaaaaatactagaaagctagatatatctttttttgtgtcgttaacatttttatattaaccGTTTATGAGTTATAATGAGCCTATAAAACGAATGTTTGAAACTTGACCTAAAAGAAAAAACGTATGTCCTCTTTAACGACTCTTCACAcggtatcttttttttttattttttaaacgcaACATTAAGGGGTCAccgctaaaaattaaaaaaaacaaaacaaatcttcAAGGTAAAATCattaaatatagttttttttattaacttttaacAATGCGGATATTATTTCGCTTCAAAATTAACAACTTTAGCTTGTCACTACTTGAAACATTCCCGCTGGCTATGCTACTCAACCATAACTATGcctcaaaacaataataataataataataatattaataaataattgaagTGAATACACCCACAACCGTCacacttcaaattcaaaataatttgctTCCTAATTCATGCCAAAAACTGATGTTCAACTGCCACAACAAAATAACCAGCCAAAAACTAGCTTTAATTATACTTTGCAAAGATGggttaaaatataatattttggtttaatacaagattattaaaaattgattaatatTTCAGTTAATGGTTGAACTACGTATAAATAacacttttggtttttttttacttttcacaGAAAACTGAAGAAAGATCAATCCAACTTGCTGTCAGAGTTCACAAGACACTGGAATTGGCTGATGATAAGTTTTATGTGATAACCTGTGGCAAAACTGGATTTCCAAAGtaagttattttattattcttttgtatatcTAAATTTCCTTGTGAGGGGGTGGAATCTTAAAATCTTGATATCAATTTAACAATAGGAAGGTAGTTGATATCAATTTAACAATAGGAAGGTAgttaagggccatttgctgaaaggaaacttaaatatttaagggAGCAGGTCGCATTttagtgcgcacttttttccaTAATCAAAGCGATTTTTCAGACTCTTTATAGTAGgtacattagagtgaccgcaactcccatagaaaaaattttttgtcgaatttttttcgggggaaccccataaaatgttccgcctttgcagatttttagatagccaaaatttcagctcgattggataactctaaatggtgccgacactcgctcaaagtatcaaaaatctctgttttttcactgtttttcgaagaaaattagctctagctcccaaacagatcgggttattttcactttttatatattaaattaaaggtagtgttgttacacataattcagatgctaaatttgtttagttttactaaaaaagaaaaatattgtcatcaatttaaattttcagtacttaccgcaaaaagagctgaagtgcaaactcgatttaaaattaaacttttttttaactgttttattctgcggattgggatagaatggatgtttctctatctctgggccctcgggtagcaaaagtatgaggtatagtcgtggggtgaaagagctattaacaatgaaactttctatgttattggatcgatgtaaggcatctgatagaaatgcttctcgcataattatagctacaatagaagcactagggcaaaatccaattgactttgtagtttcaaaatcaaacttacattcaacaagaaaaaacttttgcttggtttaatgccccaagagcttatctggctcctaaacaagaaACCTGGTACATATATACTAGGGTGTCAGTTATTTCCCATAGTGATGTTTTCcggggagacaccccctagatcgaaagcctagggcctaaataagttttattgttttttaattattattggtttttaattctttttaaatattgcattacaaaatttgtgaataaatcaaaaatttcaattttttgaaaatttttttggaaatttttgccgtttttataataaaaaaatattattaaatactttaccctttcttgtttgcaacttttttgatgtaattttttaggtgaataatttttaaacaaaattcaataaaaatattgtaaacatatcttttgtagttcgagaaaaataaatttaaacgtataaaaacggcaaaaatttccaaaaaaattttcaaaaaattgaaatttttgatttattcacaaattttttaatgcaatatttgaaaagaattaaaaaccaataaaactgcatttaaaattgtgtgataggtgaaagcaaaaactacgaaaatagctaataatttcaaaaaccgaaataaaatataaaaaaaatttttaacgggaaattttgaatgtgatcttttaaagtaactgttttccaaccagtgcctagaggcacgggttaatgacctccaaacatttttttttgctaaattccccttatttaggccctaagctttcgatctagggggtgtctcccccgaaaacatcactttgggaaataacggacaccctaatatatacatacatacattatgtgttttaatttacaaaattttgaaaacagaattttaatgCAGTGCCTTGACCTACCAGAATTTTGCAGCACAGTATTAAAGACATATAATTTTGTacataaagaatttttaaaaaaattttaaatttatgtttcaggcagtaaaaaagatattggaaagaaaatactaaatatgctcaaacaattttccataTATAAAAGAATATGGTCCGAAgtattgcattttctaacggtaatatttcaaaaattttgacttcggattcgagttcagcacaccgaaaacattcagaaaagtatatttttgtttcggcaacaaaaaaatgtttaattttgttaaccagtgtattCATCATCaaacaaagtttgaaaaaaattcatcgacccgttttcaaaaaaacaaatttaaaaaaaaaaaaaaaatatataggtattgaaatttttttttaaatctaaaaaggcgtttttcgaaaattgtatttattttaattttaaaattacctGCTAAAAAGCTTTCGTTGAAATTGtttgaataattaaaatagagtcagaaatgaagaaaacgGAACCATTCATTAcggtttaaataatatttgtatttatttcaaaagtacgacGTTTATAGCCACACAGCACTCAAAAGGTTTAAGCGAAATCcttagagcaatttttgaaaaagaaaaaacaaaatcattacagccatttttgagaaaaaaaaattatttcattaaaGTTTTATGGCAAGTActtgactttaatttcttttctactttcttttaaatgtttttttttaatgatgaaattgaattaaattcatTCTTTTATGGATACTATAAAAATCTTTTTGGTAAAAACcgaatataatttatttttaaaatgtaaaatcaCAATCAAAAATTGCTGTTCGTGATCTCTTGAAAACTGAAACAATGGAATTTAGACACCTTAGCATTCTATTACATGCGCTGATATGCTATGCATATAAACTGAGTTGAAAAATCAACAAAGGTAAAcactttttacttaaaatttcgaCTGACCACTACCTACATAATGTTTTAtggtcaaaaaatatttcaaaaaaaaatcccagaaaaaaaattggcaaaaaaaaagttacacatgcACCATAGTGACCCActgaatttaatatttcaatgaCAATCCGACAGCCACAAATAAGGctataactatttttttatatatttcctcaaaataaaaaaatcttggcTTATGGTATAAAGTGCATGATTTGGTATGAAAAAGGAGTGTTTTTTGTATCTTGTATCTTTGCaatgaaattattgtttttttttggtaacaatgtttctattaattttttacaGAGACGACAATGCTcatgtaattttgaaatttttcgaaaagGATCGACGAGTTCGGGAAACAGTTTACGGTCGTAAATATACAATTCGAGCCGAGTTAACGAAACCAAATGGTAATtccaaatttattcaaatattagaGAGTATAGATAAGactattaactattttttttttttttttcaaacttatagCAACCAACGGTATAAGGGTATCAAATTGTTTTGCTTTCGATAAAAAGAACGAGAGTTTTCTATTAATCGATGATAAAGGGTAAGATCATTTTAAAGAACGAATAAAATAAGGTCAAATGAGCACATATGTCCATTTTGCAGTTGTCCCTTCAACCCAGATGTGATAACTACATTCTCACCAAATTCCGATGGAACATCAGCAAGTGCTACCCTCAAATCTATGTTCAGATTTCCAGAAGGTTTGTTTTTGATTcaaaatatcaacatttttttatattaatccataacttttttatgaTCACAGGCTCTGAAGTTCATATCCAATGTGATGTCCATCAATGTTCAAACAAATGTGTCGACGATATTCAATGCGACGATCCAACTTCGATTGCTGGAATTAGTTGGGCATCATCAAATGTTAAAGGTGGTCGTACTTTGAATGACACAGACGAAGGAAGTCTTCTTGGTGCAACAACTGTATTTGTTCTTGATCCAGCAGAGGCTCGGTGTaggataaaaattatatttccttTAGAAAAAATCTAGAAatctatttacaatttttttttagtatcatcACCTCTATGTGAAGATGGTATTCGACCATCATGGTTATTATGGCTAACAATTACACTTGGAGTGTTATTCCTGATTATGTTACTTATGAACATATTCCTTTGCACTGCAATGAGTTTCAGTTGTGCACGAACTGAGGTAAGattttatagtggagtaacatataaagcaaattattagggaatccaacagctccgattttgatgatcttttttaaaataaattttttttaacgaaaccattttttttttgcatacatttcataaattaaataaaaacaaaagattctctacgtaatttaaggaaaacaaatatcacaacaaaaacattactgttaaaaaaagagccaagttctcctatgttgaaattatgctggcacaaaaagtactgaaatgtaaaagtgtaccaagttctaaagcttggctttaaatttgtataaatagaattcaaaattctatttataaaaaattaaagccaagctttagaacttggtacacttttacatttcagtactttttgtgccagcataatttcaacataggagaacttggctctttttttaacagtaatgtttttgttgtgatttcactactttttgcaaggttttgctgtagaacttaaaatctctataattgaagaaaattcagagaaaatgggcggttaccacgccccttgtctataattctcaaatttaaaattttttcttttgtatgaactaccaggtctaacattctaccaaatttcaagattctacgatagttagaagtgctctataatactTGATGAAAATTGAGCGGAAAgaggcggttgccacgccccctggctaaaattctcagatttcaaattttttcctttttataaactacCAGATCTACTATTCtatcaaatttcaagattctacgataaccagaagtgctctataatatttgatgaaaattcagcagaaatgggcggttgccacgccccctatccaaaattctcaaattttaaatttttttctttatataacttattagctctaccattctacgaaaattcaagattctacgataatcagaagtgctctaaaatattttatgtaaattaagcgaaaatgggcggttaccacgccccctggctgaaattatcaaattttaaatttttttctttgtaaaacCTACCAACTCTACCactctaccaaatttcaaaattctacgatagtcagaagtgctctataataattgatgaaaattcggcgaaaatgggcggttaccacgccccctgaattgaaaatctcaaattttcgattttttcctttgtatacacctcaagtcctatcaccatgtaaaatttcaagtttctacgatagcgggaagttctccataattttgataatctgtcagtgagtcagtgagtcagttacggttttcgcgatttttgaagtcctttatctcagaaactactcatcgtaagaagctgaaattttgtgaggaatttgggttcggcgagcttaacaaatgtagtgagtttgaaacttctgacatctttggtgtggaagttagaggggggtcgaaaatggcctgagttgtttcctgtaaataagggtgtagtgccagagttgctagagaacttggctgggcactatcGTGCCCCTTGATATGGTAGTAAAGGACAATCgcttaagcgataaatgcaattttctcacaaactgattttaaacacaaaaagagATATTTGaagacaacggcaacacctacaatatttaaaaacacatttttaataagCTCATTCctgtctttaaaatttaaatccactaattttaattaagagtttttgaaaaaaaaggtcctcagaattttgaaaaaaaaaaatgttgaaaactaaatttaaatgacattttttaaaactttttcgtaataaaatatgaacttattttttaaatttttttgaaccttAATAATATCAGTTGAATTCGGAAGGTGAAAAGGTAATAATATTACacagttttgaagaaaaaaaaatatataaaattacttgaatttcattgaatttttttgataaaaaaaactaaatttttgtattgaaataattgaCTTTGAAATACGACTTTGACCTTCAAACTTtagctatttaactttcaacaataaggacCTTATATtcaaatgttgaactttaaaaaaaaaaataagttaaattttttttcaaaaacttctgttaaaaaaagttcttcaaaaatgaaatactttctaattttgttcataaactgtaataaatttttacatttccttttataattttgaataatatttaatatggccaaaaaatcttgaaaaataaatgtatattttattatgaaaaagttttaaaaacgacatgttaaaatttgttcaataattttttttttttcaaaattccctgAGTTTAAggagcagtttttcaaaaacattaaggtccatttttttcactcggagttgaaca includes the following:
- the LOC129916923 gene encoding uncharacterized protein LOC129916923 isoform X1, with the translated sequence MHKPAIVTMRLSFGLFLLCFGFIANVTCQEASSTEFAPRVSATCKAGTMNVKVHFNGPYSGAVHARDFRIPSCMVLGNGSDTVGFSLNLFANQGQPDYCGILVSNVSADKTEERSIQLAVRVHKTLELADDKFYVITCGKTGFPKDDNAHVILKFFEKDRRVRETVYGRKYTIRAELTKPNATNGIRVSNCFAFDKKNESFLLIDDKGCPFNPDVITTFSPNSDGTSASATLKSMFRFPEGSEVHIQCDVHQCSNKCVDDIQCDDPTSIAGISWASSNVKGGRTLNDTDEGSLLGATTVFVLDPAEARLSSPLCEDGIRPSWLLWLTITLGVLFLIMLLMNIFLCTAMSFSCARTEIIEKDASIIEEYDPYRSWHGSQYGSRYSLHGREGHNKGYASGGSTIQSNRSLPIDTDHYAIVHSRPGSRHSGVYGHRSRGPPNNF
- the LOC129916923 gene encoding uncharacterized protein LOC129916923 isoform X2: MHKPAIVTMRLSFGLFLLCFGFIANVTCQEASSTEFAPRVSATCKAGTMNVKVHFNGPYSGAVHARDFRIPSCMVLGNGSDTVGFSLNLFANQGQPDYCGILVSNKTEERSIQLAVRVHKTLELADDKFYVITCGKTGFPKDDNAHVILKFFEKDRRVRETVYGRKYTIRAELTKPNATNGIRVSNCFAFDKKNESFLLIDDKGCPFNPDVITTFSPNSDGTSASATLKSMFRFPEGSEVHIQCDVHQCSNKCVDDIQCDDPTSIAGISWASSNVKGGRTLNDTDEGSLLGATTVFVLDPAEARLSSPLCEDGIRPSWLLWLTITLGVLFLIMLLMNIFLCTAMSFSCARTEIIEKDASIIEEYDPYRSWHGSQYGSRYSLHGREGHNKGYASGGSTIQSNRSLPIDTDHYAIVHSRPGSRHSGVYGHRSRGPPNNF
- the LOC129916923 gene encoding uncharacterized protein LOC129916923 isoform X3 gives rise to the protein MNVKVHFNGPYSGAVHARDFRIPSCMVLGNGSDTVGFSLNLFANQGQPDYCGILVSNVSADKTEERSIQLAVRVHKTLELADDKFYVITCGKTGFPKDDNAHVILKFFEKDRRVRETVYGRKYTIRAELTKPNATNGIRVSNCFAFDKKNESFLLIDDKGCPFNPDVITTFSPNSDGTSASATLKSMFRFPEGSEVHIQCDVHQCSNKCVDDIQCDDPTSIAGISWASSNVKGGRTLNDTDEGSLLGATTVFVLDPAEARLSSPLCEDGIRPSWLLWLTITLGVLFLIMLLMNIFLCTAMSFSCARTEIIEKDASIIEEYDPYRSWHGSQYGSRYSLHGREGHNKGYASGGSTIQSNRSLPIDTDHYAIVHSRPGSRHSGVYGHRSRGPPNNF